A stretch of the Leisingera thetidis genome encodes the following:
- a CDS encoding aminotransferase class III-fold pyridoxal phosphate-dependent enzyme, with product MQLDTTTDAVLNADNHLIQSFTDLDALKQNNARTIIQRAKGALVYDNEGRELIDGIAGLWCVNVGHGRRELIDAVTKQLEELDYYSTFYNFTHPAAAILAEKITSLAPGNLNNVYFANSGSAANDTAVRILHHYHARRGKPNKRLVLSRVGGYHGSTYLAMAMTTPAYSEGWTSATDLVHHLRSPHYWREGDGMTEAEFLDDLMRDLEQSIARIGPDNIAAFIAEPIMGAGGVIVAPEGYHKRALEICKAHDIKYISDEVVTAFGRLGHFFASKEVFGIEPDIITSAKGMTSGYQPLSATIISDEILDVISAPGERFLHGFTYSGHPAAAAVGIANIELMQREGLPEQVRTTGKIFEKAMKGLVNIDIVGEVRGSHFMIGIEFVQDKQSKKPFDESVEIGSRIAAAAQERGLIVRPLGSSLILSPTLVMTPVLIEKTEAILRESIETVVSEL from the coding sequence ATGCAACTCGATACAACCACCGACGCAGTGCTGAACGCGGACAACCATCTCATTCAGTCCTTCACTGATCTCGACGCGCTGAAGCAGAACAACGCGCGTACGATCATTCAGCGCGCCAAAGGAGCTCTGGTTTATGACAATGAAGGCCGCGAGCTGATCGACGGTATAGCCGGTCTCTGGTGCGTCAATGTCGGACATGGTCGGCGCGAACTGATCGACGCTGTCACCAAGCAGCTGGAGGAGCTGGATTACTACTCGACCTTTTACAATTTCACTCATCCGGCGGCCGCCATTCTCGCCGAGAAAATTACCAGCCTGGCGCCCGGCAACCTGAATAACGTCTACTTCGCGAATTCGGGCTCAGCGGCGAACGACACCGCCGTGCGCATCCTGCACCACTACCATGCCCGGCGCGGGAAACCGAACAAGCGGCTCGTGCTCAGCCGGGTCGGCGGGTACCACGGGTCGACTTATCTGGCCATGGCAATGACCACACCGGCCTATTCCGAGGGATGGACCAGCGCCACGGATCTTGTGCATCATCTGCGCTCTCCGCATTACTGGCGCGAGGGTGACGGGATGACTGAGGCGGAATTCCTTGATGACCTTATGCGGGATCTGGAACAGAGCATCGCGCGGATCGGGCCTGATAATATCGCCGCCTTTATCGCGGAGCCGATCATGGGCGCCGGCGGCGTTATCGTGGCGCCGGAAGGTTACCACAAGCGCGCGCTAGAGATCTGCAAGGCGCATGACATCAAATACATCTCCGATGAGGTCGTCACGGCCTTCGGGCGGCTGGGACACTTCTTCGCGTCCAAGGAAGTCTTTGGCATCGAACCGGACATCATCACCTCTGCCAAAGGCATGACCTCGGGCTACCAGCCGCTGTCGGCCACGATCATTTCAGACGAGATTCTGGACGTGATTTCGGCTCCTGGCGAACGGTTCCTGCACGGGTTCACTTATTCCGGCCACCCTGCCGCCGCGGCTGTCGGTATTGCCAACATAGAACTGATGCAGCGCGAGGGGCTGCCCGAGCAGGTCCGTACCACCGGCAAGATTTTCGAGAAAGCGATGAAGGGCCTGGTCAATATCGACATTGTCGGCGAGGTGCGAGGAAGTCACTTCATGATCGGCATCGAATTTGTTCAAGACAAGCAGAGCAAGAAGCCGTTCGACGAGTCGGTGGAGATCGGCTCCAGAATTGCGGCTGCAGCACAGGAGCGGGGACTCATTGTCCGCCCACTTGGCAGCAGCCTGATTTTGTCCCCGACACTGGTGATGACACCGGTGCTGATCGAGAAGACTGAGGCGATCCTCCGGGAAAGCATTGAGACCGTTGTGAGCGAGCTCTAG
- a CDS encoding ABC transporter permease: protein MSSVKNDVRRYPGFLSITLLCLLVLYAPLVIVGIYSFNASSSITSWDGFSLRWYVDVFTGPESEKFKVAAWNSLSIAIIAASCATVIAFLAAMAIIRSGEYRARRFSLGLVSLPLMVPEIVTAVATLIFFNAIGFSRGHMTIIIAHIAFCIPFAYMPIAARMQGVEDNFEMAALDLYASRFQAFRRILLPLMMPGIISGFLLAFIISMDDFLITNFVKGAGVETLPTAIFGAVKQGIKPNIMAISTMLLGFSIVLVSLSYILSKLDSSK, encoded by the coding sequence ATGAGTTCTGTGAAAAATGATGTCCGGCGCTATCCGGGCTTTCTGAGCATCACTTTGCTTTGCCTTCTGGTGCTTTACGCTCCGTTGGTGATCGTTGGTATCTACTCCTTCAACGCCTCGAGCTCGATCACAAGCTGGGACGGTTTCAGCTTACGCTGGTACGTCGATGTGTTTACCGGGCCGGAATCCGAAAAGTTCAAGGTCGCGGCGTGGAACTCGCTTTCGATCGCCATCATCGCGGCAAGCTGCGCCACGGTCATCGCTTTCCTGGCCGCCATGGCGATCATCCGGAGCGGAGAATACCGGGCGCGCCGGTTTTCCCTCGGCCTCGTCAGCCTGCCGCTAATGGTGCCCGAGATCGTCACCGCTGTCGCAACGCTGATTTTCTTCAACGCAATCGGCTTCAGCCGGGGCCACATGACGATCATCATAGCACATATCGCGTTCTGCATCCCGTTTGCCTACATGCCGATTGCGGCGAGGATGCAGGGTGTGGAGGATAACTTCGAGATGGCAGCGCTGGATCTCTATGCCTCGCGTTTCCAAGCGTTCCGCCGGATCCTCCTTCCACTGATGATGCCGGGTATCATCTCGGGTTTCCTGCTCGCCTTCATCATCTCGATGGATGACTTCCTGATCACTAATTTCGTGAAGGGCGCCGGTGTAGAAACCCTCCCTACGGCAATCTTCGGTGCGGTTAAACAAGGGATTAAGCCAAACATCATGGCGATCTCGACCATGCTGCTAGGCTTCTCGATTGTCCTCGTCTCACTCTCGTACATCTTAAGCAAACTCGACAGCAGCAAATAA
- a CDS encoding TetR/AcrR family transcriptional regulator, with amino-acid sequence MDTTNKTDRKDTPLDKADWIAAARRILVSEGISGLSLRRLAAELDATTGAFYWLFSNLDELLEALREDWEIANSAAFTRVFDDPNRDCRRKYLGYVRVLLSETDYDPKYDNAIRDWAHSCPATAEVLKKVDTRRIGQLEEMFNDFGFQGRAARVRALTTYFHQSGYYRMGVTESLEERLANVPYYAEILMSADLLPPDLGAEEIKRLIFESD; translated from the coding sequence ATGGACACAACAAACAAAACAGACCGCAAGGACACGCCTCTGGATAAGGCAGATTGGATTGCGGCTGCCCGGAGAATTCTGGTGAGCGAGGGGATCTCCGGCCTCAGCCTGCGCCGCCTGGCAGCTGAGCTGGATGCGACAACCGGAGCCTTCTACTGGCTGTTCTCCAACCTCGACGAGCTCCTGGAGGCGCTGCGCGAAGATTGGGAAATTGCAAATTCTGCCGCTTTCACCCGTGTATTTGACGACCCGAACCGCGATTGCCGCCGGAAATATCTCGGGTACGTGCGGGTTTTGCTTAGCGAAACTGACTACGACCCGAAATACGACAATGCGATCCGCGATTGGGCCCATTCCTGCCCGGCAACGGCAGAGGTGCTGAAAAAGGTCGACACCCGCCGGATAGGTCAGTTGGAAGAAATGTTCAATGACTTCGGATTTCAGGGCCGCGCTGCCCGGGTGAGGGCTTTGACGACCTATTTCCACCAGAGCGGATATTACCGGATGGGCGTCACCGAATCGCTGGAGGAGCGGCTGGCGAATGTTCCGTACTATGCGGAAATCCTGATGAGCGCCGATCTTCTGCCACCGGATCTTGGGGCAGAAGAGATCAAGCGGTTGATTTTCGAATCCGATTGA
- a CDS encoding enoyl-CoA hydratase/isomerase family protein, with translation MKTDVSQDDILLREVRDGIGWITLNRPKKINALSAELVAAARAQVEAFEKDDAVKVIVITGANGNFSVGYDIAQEVEMGLSRPEDWHAGLTNNVGLSMAVWSSTKPTIGAVDGWCLAGACELAMACDMIIATDRAKFGEPEIRFGSGPVTLLMPFVLGQKKTMELLLTGDTIEAAEAERVGMINRVVALGELEEVVQKLAQKIALTPMVTLRLTKTALTRAYEAMGLRNAVNVNLDLAATLNAAEAPEKAQFVELVRSEGLRKALDYRDKRYGALT, from the coding sequence ATGAAAACTGATGTTTCACAAGACGATATCCTGCTGAGAGAAGTCCGCGACGGCATCGGCTGGATCACGCTTAACCGCCCGAAGAAGATCAACGCCCTCTCTGCCGAACTGGTCGCCGCAGCGCGCGCCCAAGTTGAGGCATTCGAAAAAGACGATGCGGTGAAAGTTATCGTAATCACTGGTGCCAACGGAAATTTCTCGGTCGGCTATGATATCGCTCAAGAGGTCGAGATGGGCCTGTCCCGGCCGGAGGATTGGCACGCGGGGCTGACCAACAATGTCGGACTGTCGATGGCGGTCTGGTCCTCGACCAAACCGACGATCGGGGCAGTAGACGGCTGGTGCCTGGCGGGCGCCTGCGAGTTGGCCATGGCCTGTGACATGATCATTGCAACCGACCGCGCGAAATTCGGTGAGCCGGAAATTCGCTTCGGCTCGGGCCCCGTCACTCTTCTTATGCCCTTCGTCCTCGGCCAGAAAAAGACGATGGAACTGCTTTTGACCGGCGACACGATCGAAGCTGCCGAGGCCGAGCGCGTGGGTATGATCAACCGCGTCGTTGCACTGGGTGAGCTTGAGGAAGTGGTTCAGAAACTGGCACAGAAGATCGCGCTGACACCGATGGTGACTTTGCGTCTGACCAAGACGGCGCTGACCCGCGCCTACGAGGCGATGGGGCTGCGCAATGCGGTAAACGTCAATCTCGACTTGGCGGCAACGCTCAATGCCGCGGAAGCTCCGGAAAAAGCGCAGTTCGTGGAACTGGTCCGCTCCGAGGGACTGCGCAAGGCACTGGACTACCGCGACAAGCGCTATGGTGCGCTGACTTAA
- the acuI gene encoding acrylyl-CoA reductase (NADPH) translates to MHDTFKAYVIEKHEDGRSQSSSWREMRSLDLMEGDVTVRVRSTTMNYKDALAVTGKSPVVRRFPMIPGIDFAGEVIASASPDFAAGDQVILNGWGVGETHMGGYSEIARVRSDWLLHKPDGLSCTQCMAIGTAGYTAALCVLRLQEHGSTPDEGPVLVTGASGGVGSFAIALLSALGFDVIASTGKMSEEAYLKGLGAGTIVDRAELSEKGRPLGKERFAAAVDSVGGQTLANVLASVKYGGIAAACGLAQSYNLPATVMPFILRNVTLAGVDSVMASKDQRKAAWQLLTDHLDLDHLASISRKISREEIEDAASAMLDGKLRGRVVIDMS, encoded by the coding sequence ATGCATGACACATTCAAAGCCTACGTGATCGAAAAGCATGAAGACGGCCGGTCGCAATCCTCCTCTTGGCGCGAAATGCGCAGTTTGGATCTCATGGAAGGCGATGTGACGGTTCGCGTCCGCAGCACGACCATGAACTACAAGGATGCATTGGCTGTTACCGGAAAAAGCCCAGTGGTCCGCCGTTTTCCAATGATCCCCGGCATCGACTTTGCTGGTGAGGTCATCGCCTCTGCTAGCCCAGATTTTGCTGCTGGTGACCAGGTCATCCTGAACGGGTGGGGAGTCGGCGAAACTCATATGGGCGGCTATTCGGAGATCGCTCGGGTTCGCTCCGACTGGCTGTTGCACAAGCCCGATGGCCTGAGTTGCACCCAGTGCATGGCCATCGGCACCGCCGGCTATACCGCTGCGTTGTGCGTGTTGCGGCTGCAGGAGCATGGTTCTACCCCGGACGAGGGTCCAGTTCTGGTCACCGGTGCGTCGGGCGGTGTCGGCTCATTTGCGATAGCGCTACTGTCGGCGCTCGGCTTCGACGTCATCGCGTCCACAGGCAAAATGTCGGAGGAGGCTTATCTGAAGGGGCTAGGCGCTGGCACTATCGTGGACCGCGCCGAACTTTCGGAAAAGGGCCGCCCTCTGGGCAAGGAACGGTTCGCCGCAGCCGTCGACTCGGTCGGGGGCCAGACGCTGGCAAATGTTCTTGCGTCGGTGAAGTACGGTGGCATTGCCGCGGCCTGCGGGTTGGCACAGAGCTATAATCTGCCGGCTACCGTCATGCCGTTCATCCTGCGGAACGTCACGCTGGCAGGTGTCGATTCCGTAATGGCCAGCAAGGATCAGCGCAAGGCAGCTTGGCAGCTGCTGACCGATCATCTCGACCTCGATCATCTCGCCTCAATCTCGCGGAAAATCTCGCGAGAGGAGATCGAAGACGCTGCTTCCGCAATGCTCGATGGCAAACTTCGCGGACGGGTGGTCATCGACATGAGCTGA
- a CDS encoding LuxR C-terminal-related transcriptional regulator, translated as MLQQPQAEMESLGQMISHLHKEGFEKSIFQYVRCFLDIDNETVLIYPGDRRPRILHSRATVRLVHERLETDYVLGTYLLDPFYALHTDAAPAGLYTLNQIAPDQFKRTEYYSAYYRRTTVVDELVYVAYPAPNVSVHLSVGRDAASGQRFSKREIERARLLVPVLRAASEQHWANLRSNFRDREQSEPDAFQERLELDLGISLTPRQAQVALLILRGHSSVSISLRLEISEQTVKVFRKQLYRKCKISSQAELFSLMMPVLSKIATRSC; from the coding sequence TTGCTGCAACAACCACAGGCAGAAATGGAAAGCCTCGGACAGATGATTTCCCACCTGCATAAGGAAGGCTTCGAAAAGTCGATTTTTCAGTATGTGAGATGTTTCCTCGACATCGACAATGAAACCGTCCTCATCTACCCAGGAGATCGACGTCCACGCATCCTCCACAGCCGCGCGACCGTCAGGCTGGTTCATGAGAGACTGGAAACCGACTACGTGCTTGGCACCTATCTGCTCGACCCTTTTTATGCCTTGCACACCGACGCGGCACCTGCCGGACTGTATACACTGAACCAGATCGCACCGGACCAATTCAAACGTACTGAGTATTATTCGGCTTACTACCGGCGCACGACCGTTGTGGATGAGCTGGTTTACGTAGCCTACCCGGCACCAAACGTTTCCGTCCATCTAAGCGTGGGCCGTGATGCCGCGTCCGGCCAGCGTTTCTCAAAACGCGAAATTGAAAGAGCCCGCCTGCTTGTGCCGGTTCTTCGCGCCGCAAGCGAACAACACTGGGCGAACCTGCGGTCGAACTTCAGAGACCGTGAGCAGTCAGAGCCGGATGCTTTTCAGGAACGGCTGGAACTGGACCTGGGAATCTCGTTGACACCGCGCCAAGCCCAAGTAGCCCTGCTTATCCTAAGAGGGCATTCATCCGTTTCGATAAGTCTGCGCCTGGAGATCAGCGAACAAACCGTTAAAGTTTTTCGCAAGCAGCTGTATCGCAAATGCAAGATTTCTTCTCAAGCAGAACTATTTTCATTGATGATGCCCGTTCTATCAAAAATTGCGACACGTAGCTGTTGA
- a CDS encoding ABC transporter permease, whose translation MAGGATSGSGVKSETYAGTRHWLLAPSWLVLLIVVVGPLCIMLIYSFLTKEFRGGVVWEFNLAAYDKFFFDRGLFGDEAPRIEWTYMTIYGRSILQAAIATVISLLIGFPTAYFIATRPQNTRALWVFLITIPYWVNLLIRTVSMKFLLRDQGPLNAFLMSAGITDQPLTIVNTDIAVQLGLFYSYLPFMVLPIYAAIEQYDHRLSEAAADLYASRWVALRRVILPVVKPGVMAGCILVFVPSLGSFLAPDLLGGARNFMIGSLIEDQFKGQAGDWPFGAAASMILLTMVLIVLIVAARRQARASAEGEG comes from the coding sequence ATGGCCGGGGGTGCAACAAGCGGCAGCGGCGTCAAATCCGAAACCTATGCCGGCACGCGTCACTGGCTTCTCGCTCCATCCTGGCTGGTCCTTTTGATCGTGGTCGTCGGTCCGCTGTGTATCATGCTGATCTACTCATTTCTTACAAAGGAGTTTCGCGGCGGTGTCGTTTGGGAATTCAACCTGGCGGCTTACGACAAGTTCTTTTTCGACCGCGGGCTGTTTGGAGATGAAGCGCCACGAATCGAGTGGACGTATATGACCATTTACGGGCGTTCGATCCTGCAAGCTGCAATCGCCACTGTGATCAGCCTGCTTATCGGTTTTCCGACCGCGTATTTCATCGCCACGCGGCCGCAGAATACCCGTGCGCTCTGGGTGTTTCTGATTACCATTCCCTACTGGGTGAACCTGCTGATCAGAACGGTCTCAATGAAGTTTCTGCTGCGCGACCAAGGGCCTCTGAACGCGTTCCTGATGTCGGCCGGAATCACCGACCAGCCGCTGACCATAGTCAACACGGACATCGCGGTGCAGCTTGGCCTATTCTACAGCTACCTGCCGTTTATGGTGCTGCCGATCTACGCGGCGATTGAACAATACGACCATCGCCTGTCCGAAGCGGCGGCAGATCTGTATGCCAGCCGCTGGGTCGCGCTGCGGCGTGTCATCCTGCCGGTAGTGAAGCCGGGAGTGATGGCGGGATGCATCCTGGTCTTTGTCCCTTCGCTGGGGTCGTTCTTGGCGCCCGATCTACTTGGCGGAGCACGCAACTTCATGATCGGCTCGCTCATTGAAGACCAATTCAAAGGACAGGCCGGCGATTGGCCGTTCGGCGCGGCGGCGTCGATGATCCTGCTGACCATGGTTTTGATTGTGTTGATCGTAGCCGCCCGCCGCCAGGCGCGGGCCAGTGCCGAAGGAGAGGGATGA
- a CDS encoding AMP-binding protein produces MGIQSTMQHGNLGVAQLLRQALKYGCNAELTYESEGGRHRTTVRDTAVRAARLGAGLAARGVGPGAVVATLCNAEVEHFEAYLGVPARGMVLHPLNVRMHDGDLAEDVREIGDSVLIVSRGYLERYEQLAPMLAGSQVRLVLITGKGPVAPAKGLPVETMSYEEFLADVPMPAADALTDPEETSAATICQTGGTTGRPKTVVYSHRSVWLQALSLTSANSLGLSRRDTLLPAVPFFHVNGWGLPYAAVMAGTSLVLPGSDFSAAALDTLIEDYGVTIAAGVPTIWTDLLRLRDTSGAARFRSLSRLATGGAIIPDSLVAGMTERQIEIIQAWGMTETSSMSVLGRVRRHTADTGAKSQPPVGYPMPGLELRVVTADGAAVEPGNGQAGEIQIRGACVARCYHGIEAAEAFDGEWLKTGDIGTIDRLGRLTLTDRLKDAIKSGGEWIAAPVLENALRNLTGILDAAVIAMPDERFQERPLAVVVCKSGASPDIAACRKGLRELVPSWWVPDCWAVVPSIPLTGLGKPDKAVLRRLHETGALNIQRASSETLPTQINEQPETTHEN; encoded by the coding sequence ATGGGCATTCAAAGCACAATGCAGCACGGGAACCTGGGCGTCGCGCAACTCTTGCGACAGGCGCTGAAGTACGGTTGCAACGCCGAGCTGACATATGAGAGCGAAGGTGGAAGACACCGGACGACGGTGCGGGATACCGCAGTCCGGGCCGCGCGGCTCGGGGCCGGTTTAGCCGCGCGCGGGGTCGGTCCGGGTGCGGTTGTCGCCACGCTATGCAATGCAGAGGTCGAACATTTCGAAGCCTATCTCGGTGTGCCGGCGCGCGGCATGGTCCTGCATCCCTTGAATGTCCGCATGCACGACGGTGACCTCGCGGAAGACGTTCGCGAGATCGGTGACAGTGTTCTGATCGTAAGCCGTGGCTATCTAGAGCGGTACGAGCAACTTGCCCCGATGCTGGCAGGCAGTCAGGTGCGTCTTGTCCTGATTACCGGAAAGGGACCGGTCGCTCCCGCCAAAGGCCTACCAGTCGAAACCATGTCCTACGAAGAATTCCTGGCGGATGTACCCATGCCGGCAGCAGATGCGCTGACGGACCCCGAGGAGACGTCTGCGGCGACGATCTGTCAAACCGGAGGTACGACTGGCCGGCCAAAGACCGTTGTTTATTCGCACCGGTCGGTCTGGCTGCAGGCCCTGAGCCTAACCAGCGCCAACTCTCTGGGCCTGTCGCGCCGTGATACCTTGCTACCGGCGGTGCCGTTCTTTCATGTGAACGGTTGGGGCTTGCCATACGCCGCCGTCATGGCTGGCACCAGCCTCGTGCTGCCGGGGTCGGATTTCAGCGCTGCCGCGCTCGACACCTTGATCGAGGACTATGGCGTGACCATCGCTGCTGGCGTTCCGACCATCTGGACTGACCTGTTGCGGCTGCGCGATACGTCCGGGGCCGCGCGATTCAGGTCCCTCTCCAGGTTAGCGACGGGAGGGGCGATCATCCCGGACTCTCTTGTTGCCGGCATGACTGAGAGGCAGATCGAAATCATTCAGGCATGGGGGATGACGGAGACTTCCTCCATGTCGGTTCTGGGGCGCGTGCGCCGTCACACGGCTGATACCGGTGCAAAAAGCCAGCCCCCCGTCGGCTATCCCATGCCCGGGCTGGAACTGCGCGTCGTAACCGCCGATGGCGCAGCTGTGGAACCAGGCAACGGACAAGCGGGGGAAATTCAGATCCGCGGCGCCTGCGTGGCGCGATGCTACCACGGGATCGAGGCCGCAGAGGCATTTGACGGAGAATGGCTGAAAACCGGCGATATCGGAACCATCGACAGGCTTGGGCGCCTGACCCTGACCGACCGGCTGAAGGACGCGATCAAGTCCGGTGGCGAGTGGATCGCGGCCCCGGTGCTCGAAAATGCCCTACGCAACCTAACCGGTATTCTCGACGCTGCCGTGATCGCGATGCCGGATGAGCGTTTCCAAGAACGGCCGCTTGCGGTCGTGGTCTGCAAAAGCGGCGCATCGCCGGATATTGCTGCCTGCCGAAAAGGATTGCGGGAGCTGGTGCCCTCTTGGTGGGTACCTGACTGCTGGGCTGTGGTGCCGTCAATACCTCTTACGGGGCTAGGCAAACCGGACAAGGCCGTTTTGCGCCGGCTGCACGAAACGGGCGCGCTGAATATTCAGCGCGCATCCTCTGAAACCTTGCCGACTCAAATCAACGAACAACCGGAGACGACACATGAAAACTGA
- a CDS encoding ABC transporter ATP-binding protein: MPIAIDVRDAVKRYGNFTALKKISLSIKDNEFFTLLGPSGCGKTTLLRMIAGFEEVTEGEIYLFGDEIDNLPPDKRPVNTVFQNYALFPHMSVLDNVCFGLEMRGVSKAEARRRGGEMLELVQLAQFASRKPSRLSGGQQQRVALARALAPAPKVLLLDEPLSALDLKLRKAMQIELKHLQRETGITFIFVTHDQEEALTMSDRIAVMSAGELQQLGDARDIYERPRNMFVADFIGETNLLEVTVDQILNGRAICHLDGGHEITCNAVDEINPGSRVHMSIRPERLFTSDAPAASESLKGTVKENIFIGTDLSTIIKLDQGPDFIVRTSNSERGNKRIFEPGASVFVNMEMGAVRLLVD, encoded by the coding sequence ATGCCAATTGCAATTGATGTTCGCGACGCGGTGAAACGCTACGGCAATTTCACCGCTTTGAAGAAAATTTCCCTTTCGATCAAAGATAACGAGTTCTTCACGCTGCTTGGTCCGTCTGGCTGCGGCAAGACCACGCTCTTGCGAATGATCGCAGGTTTCGAAGAGGTCACAGAAGGAGAGATCTACCTTTTCGGAGACGAGATCGACAACTTGCCACCCGACAAACGTCCGGTGAACACCGTGTTCCAGAACTATGCCTTGTTTCCGCATATGAGCGTTCTGGACAACGTCTGTTTCGGGCTGGAAATGCGAGGCGTCTCGAAGGCGGAAGCCCGCCGCCGGGGTGGTGAAATGCTCGAGCTTGTCCAACTGGCGCAATTTGCATCGCGAAAACCCTCTCGGCTCTCCGGCGGTCAGCAACAGCGTGTCGCCTTGGCGCGGGCTCTCGCGCCTGCACCGAAGGTGCTGCTTCTCGACGAACCGCTTTCCGCGCTGGATCTCAAGCTGAGAAAGGCGATGCAGATCGAGTTGAAGCACCTTCAGCGGGAGACTGGCATCACCTTCATCTTCGTCACCCATGACCAGGAGGAGGCGCTCACCATGTCCGACCGGATCGCAGTGATGTCCGCGGGTGAACTGCAGCAACTGGGCGATGCGCGAGACATCTATGAACGGCCGCGCAACATGTTCGTTGCAGACTTCATCGGCGAGACCAATCTTTTGGAAGTAACGGTCGACCAGATCTTGAATGGGCGGGCCATCTGCCATCTGGATGGCGGCCACGAAATCACCTGCAACGCGGTCGACGAAATCAATCCAGGTTCACGTGTGCATATGTCAATCCGACCCGAACGGCTGTTCACTTCCGACGCGCCCGCGGCGTCGGAAAGCCTGAAAGGAACCGTCAAGGAAAACATCTTTATCGGGACTGACCTGTCGACGATCATTAAGCTTGATCAAGGGCCGGACTTTATCGTGCGCACGTCCAATTCGGAGCGTGGCAACAAGCGGATATTCGAACCGGGTGCATCGGTTTTCGTCAACATGGAGATGGGGGCGGTGCGCCTCCTCGTCGACTGA
- a CDS encoding OsmC family protein: MNGIDLKALGEARTAVAANRPEGITTYRLAMTWMGGVKMKAETTGMQIGSQKIDREFSWIVDEPNELLGEASAPTPQEFLMSGVGACIMVGFVVNAAAKGIELRSLKLNMSGSLDLAGFMNIGDDAQVKMQGLDYQIEVDCDGNESDLEEVAKAAVEFSPNAMTVKNGIPINGALKIIA, from the coding sequence ATGAACGGTATCGATCTCAAAGCGCTCGGCGAGGCGAGAACAGCGGTGGCGGCAAACCGCCCTGAAGGGATCACCACCTACAGGCTGGCGATGACCTGGATGGGCGGCGTTAAGATGAAGGCCGAAACCACCGGCATGCAAATCGGGTCGCAGAAGATCGACCGCGAATTCAGCTGGATTGTTGACGAACCGAACGAGCTTTTGGGCGAGGCGAGTGCGCCGACCCCGCAGGAATTCCTCATGTCCGGCGTCGGCGCGTGCATCATGGTCGGCTTCGTGGTTAACGCGGCGGCTAAGGGCATTGAGCTGCGGTCGCTGAAGCTGAACATGTCGGGCAGCCTCGACCTTGCCGGTTTCATGAACATTGGCGATGACGCCCAAGTCAAGATGCAGGGGCTCGACTACCAGATCGAAGTCGATTGCGACGGCAATGAATCGGACTTGGAAGAGGTCGCCAAGGCCGCGGTGGAATTCAGCCCGAACGCGATGACCGTCAAGAATGGGATCCCGATCAACGGTGCCCTGAAAATCATCGCCTGA